A single genomic interval of Lewinellaceae bacterium harbors:
- a CDS encoding NINE protein, with the protein MKNKHVAGVLALLFGLFGVHRFYLGQRFLGILYFAAAMFGIIIAAEEGIPIIVGPAILSFVDAILLFAMPKEDFDNKYNAKSRSHRRDWQRYRGESYRTPAPSVSAYKSSGIKNFRAYYFEEAAEDFEMALDLAPNDPTLHFNLACTYSMLEDADRGFLHLEQAAELGFNKLDKIHQHDALAYLRSLPSFDAFVENGYRRPLASLPPPQADLLDGQPQTDDVSAANDILNQIVELGKLRDKGILTETEFAQQKRRLLEGE; encoded by the coding sequence ATGAAAAACAAACATGTAGCGGGCGTTTTGGCCCTTCTTTTCGGACTATTCGGCGTGCACCGCTTTTACCTGGGGCAGCGTTTTCTGGGTATTTTGTATTTCGCCGCTGCCATGTTTGGCATAATAATAGCGGCAGAAGAAGGCATTCCCATCATAGTAGGGCCAGCCATTCTCTCATTCGTAGACGCTATCCTGCTTTTTGCCATGCCGAAGGAAGATTTCGACAATAAGTACAATGCCAAAAGCCGCAGCCACCGGCGCGACTGGCAGCGCTACCGAGGAGAGAGCTACCGCACTCCTGCCCCCAGCGTCTCAGCCTACAAGAGCAGCGGCATCAAAAACTTCCGGGCCTACTACTTCGAAGAAGCAGCCGAAGATTTTGAGATGGCCCTCGACCTGGCGCCCAATGACCCCACCCTGCACTTCAACCTGGCCTGTACTTACTCCATGCTGGAAGATGCCGACCGCGGTTTCCTCCACCTGGAGCAGGCCGCAGAGTTGGGCTTCAACAAGCTCGACAAAATCCACCAGCACGATGCCCTGGCCTACCTTCGTTCCCTGCCTTCTTTCGACGCATTTGTCGAAAACGGCTACCGCCGGCCGCTGGCCAGCCTCCCGCCTCCCCAGGCCGACTTGCTGGACGGCCAGCCTCAAACCGACGACGTTTCCGCCGCCAATGACATCCTCAACCAGATCGTTGAACTAGGCA
- a CDS encoding dynamin family protein, with the protein MAKLINPNLQASRAQVDEIVKDLHELTIRIGNEELAQTLSDLRNRLHEPFMFVIVGEVKAGKSSFINALLATGKEVAKVAPQPMTDTIQQILYGEQEEAIQINPFLKKILLPVEILKEIAIVDTPGTNTIIENHQQITESFIPASDLIVFVFEAKNPYRQSAWQFFDFIHADWRKKVIFVLQQKDLMPAEDLKVNMEGVREYAEKKGISAPNIFAVSAKQEQEGQPGESGFGPVREYISQNITGGRAPILKLENSIETALNIHGRIEQGLALRKAQYVADVEFRQDIHETLEKQEVKSLKQVDVLVENLLAGFDRITRQKEDELSSGLSFFSLLRRTFSSIFSKKAGAKDWLENLAKDMEAGLNEELKAKLNSGVIDLADSIQQMAKMIDLKIRSSKTILRDDHDLFSDIAEKRNNILKDLQEQFSRFVSRTENFTDEGLFPDKSVISTTAATGSGLAVVGMILAAVAQGMVFDITGGVLTAIGLLFAGISSRVKRKKILEGFKTEVGKGRSRMEEEVSTNLKGYISNLKVRIEGNFERFDLLLEKEEEQIARLEQMHKNITERLEEVKASLG; encoded by the coding sequence GTGGCCAAGCTGATCAACCCAAACTTACAAGCCTCCCGCGCCCAGGTCGACGAGATCGTCAAGGACCTGCACGAGCTGACCATCCGGATCGGCAACGAAGAGCTGGCGCAGACTTTGAGCGACCTGCGCAACCGCTTGCACGAGCCCTTCATGTTCGTCATAGTGGGAGAGGTGAAAGCCGGCAAGAGCAGTTTCATCAACGCCCTGCTCGCCACCGGCAAGGAAGTGGCTAAGGTAGCGCCGCAGCCGATGACCGACACCATACAGCAAATCCTCTACGGAGAACAGGAGGAGGCGATACAAATCAACCCCTTTCTGAAAAAAATCCTTTTGCCGGTAGAAATACTGAAGGAAATAGCCATTGTCGACACCCCGGGCACCAATACGATCATCGAGAACCACCAGCAAATCACCGAAAGCTTCATCCCGGCTTCCGACCTGATCGTGTTTGTATTCGAGGCCAAAAACCCCTACCGGCAATCCGCCTGGCAATTTTTCGATTTCATCCATGCCGACTGGCGCAAGAAGGTCATTTTCGTGCTTCAGCAGAAAGACCTGATGCCGGCTGAGGACCTGAAGGTAAACATGGAAGGCGTGCGGGAATACGCCGAAAAGAAAGGAATATCTGCGCCCAATATATTCGCTGTTTCCGCCAAACAGGAACAGGAAGGCCAGCCGGGCGAAAGCGGGTTCGGCCCGGTGAGGGAGTATATCAGCCAGAACATCACCGGCGGCAGGGCTCCCATCCTCAAACTGGAAAACAGCATCGAGACTGCGCTGAACATCCACGGCCGCATAGAACAGGGCCTGGCCCTGCGCAAAGCCCAGTATGTGGCCGATGTGGAATTCCGGCAAGACATTCACGAAACCCTGGAAAAGCAGGAAGTCAAAAGCCTCAAGCAGGTGGATGTGCTGGTGGAAAACCTCCTGGCAGGTTTTGATCGCATCACGCGCCAAAAGGAAGACGAACTCAGCTCAGGGCTGTCTTTCTTCTCGCTGCTCCGCCGGACATTCTCCTCCATATTCAGCAAAAAAGCCGGCGCCAAAGACTGGCTGGAAAACCTGGCCAAAGACATGGAGGCCGGCCTCAACGAAGAGCTGAAGGCCAAACTGAACAGCGGCGTCATCGACCTGGCCGACAGCATACAACAAATGGCCAAGATGATCGACCTGAAAATACGCAGCAGCAAGACCATCCTGCGGGACGACCACGACCTGTTCAGTGACATTGCCGAAAAACGCAACAACATCCTCAAAGACCTGCAGGAGCAGTTTTCCCGCTTCGTCAGCCGCACCGAAAATTTCACTGACGAAGGCCTCTTCCCTGACAAGAGCGTCATCTCCACTACAGCAGCGACAGGCAGCGGGCTGGCAGTGGTGGGCATGATCCTGGCCGCCGTCGCCCAGGGCATGGTCTTCGACATCACCGGCGGCGTCCTGACCGCCATCGGGCTGCTGTTCGCCGGCATTTCCTCCCGCGTGAAGCGCAAAAAAATCCTGGAGGGATTCAAAACGGAAGTCGGCAAAGGACGCAGCCGGATGGAGGAGGAAGTCAGCACCAACCTGAAGGGCTACATCAGCAACCTGAAAGTGCGGATAGAAGGCAATTTTGAGCGATTCGACCTGCTGCTGGAAAAAGAGGAAGAACAGATCGCCCGCCTGGAGCAGATGCATAAGAATATTACGGAGAGGCTGGAGGAGGTGAAGGCCAGCCTGGGGTGA
- a CDS encoding WbqC family protein: protein MNTTALLELHYLPCIQYFSKLAHYRVVYIERQENYQKGSYRNRCHIAGANGLLRLSVPLRQGKNEQQAIHEVAIAYKEPWRAHHWASIRSAYGNAPFFEFYAGRLQPHFEQKPALLFDFSYGLLQTLAELLQLDCQLRLTDRYEPAPPDGVLDLRNAIHPKKHRQKPDLHFEPAPYPQVFLEKHGFLPNLSILDLLFCTGPQAGLILEESFIDY from the coding sequence TTGAACACAACCGCCCTCCTCGAACTCCACTACCTCCCCTGCATCCAGTACTTTTCCAAACTGGCGCATTACCGGGTAGTGTATATCGAACGACAGGAGAACTACCAAAAAGGCAGCTACCGCAACCGCTGCCACATTGCCGGCGCGAACGGCCTGCTGCGCCTGTCCGTCCCCCTGCGGCAGGGCAAGAACGAGCAGCAGGCCATCCATGAGGTGGCAATTGCCTATAAAGAACCCTGGCGGGCCCACCATTGGGCGAGCATCCGGTCGGCCTATGGCAACGCTCCTTTTTTTGAATTTTATGCCGGCCGCCTGCAGCCTCATTTTGAACAAAAACCGGCCCTGCTTTTCGACTTTTCCTATGGCCTGCTTCAAACCCTGGCCGAACTGCTGCAACTGGATTGCCAACTCCGGCTGACCGATAGGTATGAACCGGCGCCGCCCGATGGCGTTCTCGACCTGCGAAACGCCATTCATCCCAAAAAACACCGCCAGAAGCCCGACCTTCACTTCGAACCCGCCCCCTACCCTCAGGTTTTTCTTGAAAAGCACGGCTTTTTGCCTAATTTGAGTATTTTAGATTTGTTATTTTGCACTGGCCCTCAGGCGGGGCTTATTTTGGAAGAATCTTTTATTGACTATTAA
- a CDS encoding glycosyltransferase family 39 protein produces the protein MTVRYRVFVFMAGFLLLVNLVATNDFTSLWAGPESWLAWRSLNGEVGFTPHEQLLAAIVGQGPIPHFAMRLPGILIFVLALAAYWGMARRLFGGEVTLSTLLLLGASLCVPNLAKVATGDIWAMATQWLAFIALIRFLKQPALLWRGVFYGLLALAVWIQPANALAFLMGSSALLYFLHPQGKRLWLLNPWLAGLSAFGLLYFSGWLTFSQDSFLLGFRSGRFLLWNLVGIFPFIGFVLAGFWETIQRLGRREEMAMLNAAGLLFALLGHSLALQGLLALLAARQLKSYFDPNYPYGAAVKTGALLHLIAAFFVLTPLMMGSFIQFRAAGFRAMLAAGGIYWMLSFIAVIGLFGPNRRYLHGGIILGGLLLTTLFWLQANPLLQQQLAWPRTLVQQSRQQSTATETNTAYVVYPREAAFPALASYSKAAYPDTRLLDGSAGLQEAWNKTGPAVFFLKRSDAEKLEAAIPGFSIKGWDSRLRKVEYTLLVKK, from the coding sequence ATGACGGTTCGATATCGTGTTTTCGTATTTATGGCCGGTTTTTTGCTGCTGGTTAACCTGGTGGCGACGAATGATTTCACGTCGCTATGGGCCGGCCCTGAGTCCTGGTTGGCCTGGAGGAGCCTGAACGGCGAGGTTGGTTTCACGCCTCATGAACAATTGTTGGCCGCCATCGTCGGCCAAGGGCCAATTCCCCACTTCGCGATGCGCTTGCCGGGCATTTTGATTTTCGTACTGGCCCTGGCTGCCTACTGGGGAATGGCCCGCAGGCTTTTTGGCGGGGAAGTAACCCTGAGCACCCTGCTGCTGCTGGGCGCTTCGCTGTGTGTGCCGAATTTGGCAAAAGTAGCTACGGGAGATATCTGGGCCATGGCCACCCAGTGGCTTGCCTTTATCGCTCTGATCCGGTTTCTGAAGCAGCCGGCGCTGCTGTGGCGAGGCGTTTTTTACGGTTTACTGGCGCTGGCAGTATGGATACAACCTGCCAATGCCCTGGCCTTTCTGATGGGCAGCAGCGCTTTGTTGTACTTCCTGCACCCGCAGGGCAAGCGGCTGTGGCTGCTCAACCCCTGGCTGGCGGGCCTGTCCGCCTTTGGGTTGTTGTACTTTTCAGGTTGGCTGACGTTCAGCCAGGATAGTTTCCTGCTGGGGTTTCGCTCCGGCCGTTTCTTGTTGTGGAACCTTGTCGGGATATTTCCTTTTATCGGCTTTGTGCTGGCCGGCTTCTGGGAAACGATCCAGCGCCTGGGGCGCCGCGAGGAGATGGCCATGTTGAATGCAGCAGGCCTGCTTTTCGCTCTTCTGGGGCATTCCCTGGCCCTTCAGGGCCTGTTGGCTTTACTGGCTGCCCGGCAGTTGAAAAGCTATTTCGACCCCAACTACCCCTACGGAGCAGCCGTAAAAACGGGCGCGCTGCTGCACCTGATCGCAGCTTTTTTTGTATTGACGCCCTTGATGATGGGTAGTTTTATTCAATTCAGGGCAGCGGGCTTTCGCGCCATGCTGGCTGCCGGAGGCATTTACTGGATGTTGAGCTTCATCGCCGTGATCGGCCTGTTCGGCCCCAACCGGCGCTACCTGCACGGAGGGATTATTCTGGGCGGGCTGTTATTAACTACTCTGTTCTGGCTGCAGGCCAACCCCTTGCTGCAACAGCAGTTGGCCTGGCCCCGGACACTGGTGCAGCAAAGCCGGCAGCAATCAACGGCCACCGAAACCAACACGGCTTATGTGGTTTACCCGAGAGAGGCGGCATTTCCAGCCTTGGCCTCCTACAGCAAAGCCGCTTATCCGGATACGCGCCTCCTCGACGGCTCCGCTGGCTTGCAGGAAGCCTGGAATAAAACGGGGCCTGCTGTTTTTTTCCTGAAGCGTTCGGATGCCGAAAAACTGGAAGCGGCTATCCCCGGGTTTAGCATTAAAGGATGGGATAGCCGGCTCCGTAAGGTTGAATACACTTTGTTGGTGAAAAAGTAG
- the folP gene encoding dihydropteroate synthase: MLNPRLTLNCRGQLLSLEQPIAMGILNVTPDSFYDGGKFTREGAMLAQVEAMLEEGAAVIDVGGMSSRPGAEVVTPEEELRRVMPAIHAILRRFPDAILSIDTVQSRVAREAVQAGAAIVNDISAARFDEKMYEETAKLGAPYILMHMQGTPGDMQQQPEYEDVVREVLDFFIAEVGKLRQAGVKDIVLDPGFGFGKTVEHNYRLLRDMHVFRILDCPILAGLSRKSMINKVLRIPPDRALNGTTALNMVALQQGARILRVHDVRPAVETIKLWAQLESL, from the coding sequence ATGTTAAATCCCCGCCTGACGCTCAACTGCCGGGGCCAACTCCTCAGCCTGGAACAGCCCATAGCAATGGGCATTCTCAACGTCACGCCCGATTCCTTTTACGACGGCGGGAAGTTCACCCGCGAGGGCGCCATGCTGGCACAGGTGGAAGCGATGCTGGAAGAAGGCGCTGCCGTCATAGATGTCGGAGGCATGTCTTCCCGGCCGGGGGCGGAGGTGGTAACGCCGGAAGAAGAATTGAGGCGGGTAATGCCGGCCATACACGCCATCCTCCGGCGTTTCCCGGATGCGATCCTCTCCATTGACACCGTTCAAAGCCGGGTGGCAAGGGAAGCAGTTCAGGCCGGCGCAGCCATCGTCAATGACATTTCCGCTGCGCGTTTTGATGAAAAGATGTATGAAGAAACTGCTAAATTGGGCGCGCCATACATCCTCATGCACATGCAGGGCACGCCCGGGGATATGCAACAGCAACCCGAGTACGAAGATGTGGTGCGGGAAGTGCTCGATTTCTTTATCGCGGAGGTGGGCAAGCTTCGCCAGGCAGGGGTTAAGGACATCGTGCTGGACCCCGGATTTGGCTTTGGAAAGACGGTGGAGCACAACTACCGCCTGCTTCGGGATATGCATGTCTTCCGCATCCTGGATTGCCCCATCCTGGCGGGGTTGTCGCGAAAATCCATGATTAATAAGGTGTTGCGCATCCCCCCGGATCGAGCCCTCAACGGCACCACTGCGCTGAATATGGTGGCCCTGCAGCAGGGAGCGCGAATTCTTAGGGTGCATGACGTGCGCCCAGCCGTAGAAACCATTAAATTGTGGGCTCAATTGGAAAGCCTGTAA
- a CDS encoding alpha/beta fold hydrolase, which translates to MPLIKKSAYRARGPFRCAHVNTIFPALFRKVPGVHFERERVDTPDGDFLDLDWSVQGSRRLAILLHGLEGSAARPYIRGMARYFNQRGWDALGFNFRGCSGEPNRKLRSYHVGETGDLKWAISTILGRENYETIALVGFSLGGNVVLKYLGENGDEVPAEVRCGVAFSVPCEVVSANEEIDKWHNGLYRRRFIKSLNSKVKEKALRFPEALRLPEPMPRNFREFDGRFTAPIHGFRDAEDYWERNSSLPFLPAIRRPALLVSARDDSFLSPACYPYQLAAGHPHLFLEAPRWGGHVGFVSSGPDGAYWSEQRACQFVEEMVVSY; encoded by the coding sequence ATGCCTTTGATCAAAAAATCGGCCTATCGCGCCCGTGGCCCGTTTCGCTGCGCGCACGTCAATACCATTTTTCCTGCGCTCTTCCGGAAAGTGCCAGGCGTTCATTTTGAACGCGAGCGAGTCGATACGCCGGATGGCGACTTCCTGGACCTCGACTGGTCGGTACAGGGCAGCCGCCGGCTGGCCATCCTCCTGCACGGGCTGGAAGGCAGCGCCGCCCGGCCCTATATCCGGGGCATGGCCCGGTACTTCAACCAAAGAGGCTGGGATGCCCTGGGCTTTAACTTCAGGGGCTGCAGCGGAGAACCCAACCGGAAGCTGAGGTCGTACCACGTCGGGGAGACCGGCGACCTGAAGTGGGCCATCTCGACGATCCTCGGCCGGGAAAATTACGAAACCATTGCCCTGGTCGGCTTCAGCCTGGGTGGGAATGTCGTGCTCAAGTACCTGGGTGAAAATGGCGATGAAGTTCCTGCCGAAGTGCGCTGCGGGGTGGCCTTCTCCGTGCCCTGCGAGGTAGTAAGCGCCAATGAGGAGATCGACAAGTGGCACAACGGGCTCTACCGGCGCCGTTTTATCAAAAGCCTGAACAGCAAAGTGAAGGAAAAGGCGCTCCGGTTTCCGGAAGCGCTTCGGTTGCCCGAACCGATGCCCCGCAATTTCCGGGAGTTCGACGGCCGGTTTACAGCGCCCATCCACGGCTTCCGGGACGCCGAAGACTACTGGGAGCGCAACAGCAGCCTGCCCTTCCTCCCCGCCATCCGCCGGCCCGCTTTGCTGGTTAGCGCCAGGGATGATTCCTTCCTGAGCCCGGCCTGCTACCCGTACCAGTTGGCGGCCGGACACCCGCACCTTTTCCTCGAGGCACCGCGCTGGGGCGGGCATGTTGGTTTTGTCTCTTCCGGCCCGGACGGAGCCTATTGGTCGGAACAACGTGCCTGTCAATTCGTTGAAGAAATGGTAGTTAGCTATTAA